A genome region from Musa acuminata AAA Group cultivar baxijiao chromosome BXJ3-5, Cavendish_Baxijiao_AAA, whole genome shotgun sequence includes the following:
- the LOC135637722 gene encoding U-box domain-containing protein 35-like, with the protein MEKGDRLLHNSVTTVALAINGTSNSKHIVQWALNKFISGGGVMFKLLHVRSRIKMIPSPIGNLPVEQVQDVVASAYKKEEEWKTEVMLRPYKNMCSAKQIETEVVILEADDVAEAISKEVTENSISMLVIGASSKNAIIRKLWGSNLSSRIAECTPSFCTVYVVSRGKLSSVRASAFGTDEIAPTSVTKDSIKEENDSSAVFYSSSNNSPILKSEMIDLDTEVNFPFQLPCLPQLQQNLAYASKDYESSNSANFLLTRNTSLFEDYRVSSSNTSETQYSNSIGSLRSYQTDKSWSSNMSFYRSTEYSQSGNEGDIHLELERLRTEINHFMRIYKLAPDESISASQQLNDIHTHHTEEILRLQEIWSRLEKTTKMAQQEKERREAAEKEAEYVKECTEIEVLLGKDVEKSASHEVSEKQSPEKELACSSEPYVKYTWEEIVAATLSFSDALKIGVGASGTVYWGSFHHTVAAIKVLNSNEGYKTRQFKQELEILSRVRHPHVLLLLGACTEKGCLVYEYMENGSLEDRLQCKNNTLPLPWFCRFRIAWEVASALIFFHNSKPEPIVHRDLKPANILLDNNFVSKIGDAGLSTLFPTLNMPLSTMYKDTDPVGTFFYMDPEYQRTGLVSPKSDTYALGMVILQLLTAKSPMGLALIVETALERDCLMDILDSKAGQWPKAEAKELAILGLICLELRRKDRPDLKDQVLPVLERLKAMAEQAYDSALHDPSVPPNHFICPILKVVMDDPCIAADGYTYNRNAIETWLSRNDTSPMTNLLLPTQEIICNNSLLSAIKDWKARTQ; encoded by the exons TCGGGAATCTCCCTGTTGAGCAAGTGCAAGATGTTGTTGCCTCTGcatataagaaagaagaagaatggaAAACAGAAGTGATGCTTCGCCCCTACAAGAATATGTGTTCTGCAAAGCAG ATTGAAACAGAAGTTGTGATACTTGAAGCAGATGATGTAGCTGAGGCAATATCAAAAGAGGTCACAGAAAATAGCATCAGCATGCTTGTTATAGGTGCTTCTTCCAAAAATGCAATAATCAG GAAACTTTGGGGAAGCAACTTGTCATCCAGAATTGCTGAATGTACTCCAAGCTTTTGTACAGTCTATGTTGTTTCAAGAGGTAAACTGTCATCTGTTCGTGCATCGGCATTTGGGACAGATGAAATTGCACCCACATCAGTGACAAAGGATAGTATCAAAGAAGAAAATGATTCTAGTGCAGTTTTTTATAGTTCTTCAAACAATTCTCCAATTCTTAAATCAG AAATGATAGACTTGGACACAGAAGTAAACTTCCCTTTTCAACTTCCTTGTCTGCCACAGCTTCAGCAGAACTTAGCCTATGCCAGTAAAGACTATGAGAGCTCAAATTCAGCTAACTTTCTTCTAACTAGAAATACATCTCTGTTTGAAGATTATAGAGTTTCCAGTTCTAATACATCAGAGACTCAATACAGTAACAGTATAGGTAGTTTGAGAAGTTATCAAACAGACAAGTCATGGAGTTCTAATATGAGTTTTTATCGTTCGACAGAGTATTCACAATCAGGGAACGAG GGAGATATTCATCTTGAACTTGAAAGGCTGAGAACAGAAATCAACCATTTTATGAGGATATATAAATTAGCTCCCGATGAGTCAATTTCTGCTTCCCAGCAG TTGAATGACATACATACACACCACACTGAGGAAATACTTAGGCTTCAAGAAATATGGTCTAGATTAGAGAAAACCACCAAGATGGCTCAACAAGAAAAGGAAAGACGTGAAGCTGCAGAAAAGGAAGCTGAATATGTTAAAGAATGCACCGAAATAGAAGTTTTACTGGGGAAAGATGTGGAAAAAAGTGCTTCTCATGAAGTCAGTGAGAAGCAAAGTCCTGAAAAGGAACTTGCATGCAGTAGTGAGCCCTATGTGAAGTACACTTGGGAAGAGATAGTTGCTGCTACCTTATCATTCTCTGATGCTCTCAAGATTGGAGTTGGAGCAAGTGGAACTGTTTATTGGGGAAGCTTTCATCATACAGTTGCAGCTATAAAAGTATTGAACTCCAATGAAGGTTACAAAACCAGGCAGTTCAAGCAAGAG CTTGAAATTCTTAGTAGAGTTCGTCATCCACACGTGCTACTGCTGCTTGGAGCTTGCACTGAAAAGGGCTGCTTGGTTTATGAATATATGGAAAATGGTAGCCTGGAGGACAGATTACAATGCAAAAACAATACACTCCCACTTCCATGGTTCTGCCGCTTTCGGATAGCATGGGAAGTTGCCTCTGCTCTTATCTTTTTTCATAACTCAAAACCAGAACCTATCGTTCACCGGGATCTTAAACCTGCCAACATTTTGCTTGACAATAATTTTGTGAGCAAGATCGGTGATGCTGGCCTTTCCACCTTATTTCCTACCTTAAATATGCCGTTGTCTACAATGTACAAGGATACTGATCCCGTGGGTACATTTTTCTACATGGATCCTGAGTACCAAAGAACTGGTTTAGTTTCACCGAAGTCTGATACCTATGCACTAGGAATGGTGATCTTGCAATTGCTGACTGCAAAATCACCAATGGGACTTGCCCTTATCGTTGAGACTGCATTGGAAAGGGACTGCTTAATGGATATTTTGGATTCTAAAGCTGGACAATGGCCTAAAGCTGAGGCAAAAGAATTAGCTATTCTTGGACTCATCTGTTTAGAGCTGAGGCGCAAGGACAGGCCTGACTTGAAGGACCAGGTTCTTCCAGTGTTAGAGAGGCTCAAAGCTATGGCTGAACAGGCTTACGACTCAGCACTACATGACCCCTCTGTCCCTCCAAACCATTTTATTTGTCCAATACTGAAG GTTGTGATGGATGATCCCTGCATCGCTGCTGATGGTTACACGTACAATCGTAATGCAATCGAGACATGGCTCAGCAGGAATGACACATCCCCAATGACAAATTTACTGTTGCCCACTCAAGAAATTATATGTAATAATTCTCTTCTTTCTGCAATCAAAGACTGGAAGGCCAGAACTCAATGA